The following are encoded in a window of Longimicrobium sp. genomic DNA:
- a CDS encoding DUF6766 family protein, producing MRKWIRSRSLSIAAITLFLAAFVGQVLTGRAEYNQDQQAHGEESASLVQYLATGHFGEATLENWESEFLQMAVFVFLTAFLVQRGSAESKKPDDESGAGEEPSDEDPAKHRNDPRAPWPVRRGGIALALYRNSLSIVLFLLFLASFWGHAITGAVEYSEDQLAHGDVAVGTLGYLTTSRFWFESFQNWQSEFLSVFAIAGLSIWLRQQHSPESKPVHAPHEQTGEE from the coding sequence GTGCGGAAGTGGATCAGGAGCCGCAGCCTGAGCATCGCCGCGATCACTCTGTTCCTGGCGGCCTTCGTGGGCCAGGTGCTGACGGGGCGTGCCGAGTACAACCAGGACCAGCAGGCGCACGGGGAAGAATCCGCTTCGCTGGTGCAGTACCTGGCGACGGGCCACTTCGGCGAGGCGACGCTGGAGAACTGGGAATCCGAATTCCTGCAGATGGCGGTGTTCGTGTTTCTGACCGCGTTCCTCGTGCAGCGCGGATCGGCGGAGAGCAAGAAGCCGGATGACGAGTCCGGCGCGGGCGAGGAGCCGAGCGACGAAGACCCCGCGAAGCACCGGAACGATCCCCGCGCCCCCTGGCCCGTCCGCCGCGGGGGCATCGCCCTGGCGCTGTACCGGAACTCGCTGTCCATCGTGCTGTTCCTGCTGTTCCTGGCCTCGTTCTGGGGCCACGCCATCACCGGCGCGGTGGAGTACAGCGAAGACCAGCTGGCGCATGGCGACGTGGCCGTGGGTACGCTGGGCTACCTCACCACGTCGCGCTTCTGGTTCGAGAGCTTCCAGAATTGGCAGAGCGAGTTCCTGTCGGTGTTCGCCATCGCGGGCCTGTCCATCTGGCTCCGGCAGCAGCACTCGCCCGAGAGCAAGCCCGTTCACGCGCCGCACGAGCAGACGGGCGAGGAGTAA
- a CDS encoding heme o synthase, which yields MSEAIAALSTEPLSAPRPAPPRDGADAQMTTATQRAGMAAARTGSGGVAQRLRDYVTLTKPRIISLLLVTTAAPMFIALGRMPGAGVLLWTLLGGYLMAGGANAINMFMDRDIDAHMPRTKLRPIPSGRMSPGHVLAFGVTLGAAAFALFAFKVNLISGILALAGLLFYVFVYTRWLKRTSPQNIVIGGAAGAFPPLVGWAAATGEISLTAVYLFMIVFFWTPPHFWALALVKQKDYGRAGVPMAPNVWGERETMKQMLLYTLILVPLSLGPVTYGGLGAFYGVMAAILGLWFLRDVVRVMRAADFVKPAWALYRNSLLYLALLFVAMAIDGVVSAEGERSPGVVFVRSSPVAVAAEPAAP from the coding sequence ATGTCCGAAGCGATCGCCGCCCTTTCCACCGAACCCCTGAGCGCTCCCCGCCCCGCGCCCCCGCGCGACGGGGCCGACGCGCAGATGACCACGGCCACGCAACGGGCCGGCATGGCCGCCGCGCGCACCGGGTCGGGGGGCGTGGCGCAGCGGCTGCGCGACTATGTGACGCTCACCAAGCCGCGCATCATCTCGCTGCTGCTGGTGACCACGGCCGCGCCCATGTTCATCGCGCTGGGCCGCATGCCGGGCGCGGGCGTGCTGCTGTGGACGCTGCTGGGCGGATACCTGATGGCGGGCGGGGCCAACGCCATCAACATGTTCATGGACCGCGACATCGACGCGCACATGCCGCGGACGAAGCTGCGGCCCATCCCCAGCGGCCGCATGTCCCCGGGGCACGTGCTGGCCTTCGGCGTCACGCTCGGTGCGGCGGCGTTCGCGCTGTTCGCGTTCAAGGTCAACCTGATCAGCGGCATCCTCGCGCTGGCGGGGCTTCTGTTCTACGTCTTCGTCTACACGCGCTGGCTGAAGCGCACCTCCCCGCAGAACATCGTCATCGGCGGGGCGGCGGGCGCGTTTCCGCCGCTGGTGGGGTGGGCGGCGGCCACGGGCGAGATCTCGCTGACGGCCGTCTACCTGTTCATGATCGTGTTCTTCTGGACGCCGCCGCACTTCTGGGCGCTGGCGCTGGTCAAGCAGAAGGACTACGGCCGCGCGGGCGTGCCCATGGCCCCCAACGTGTGGGGCGAGCGCGAGACCATGAAGCAGATGCTGCTGTACACGCTCATCCTGGTGCCCCTGTCGCTGGGGCCCGTGACGTACGGCGGGCTGGGCGCCTTCTACGGCGTGATGGCGGCCATCCTGGGGCTGTGGTTCCTGCGCGACGTGGTGCGGGTGATGCGCGCGGCGGATTTCGTGAAGCCGGCCTGGGCGCTGTACCGCAACTCGCTGCTGTACCTGGCCCTGCTCTTCGTGGCGATGGCCATCGACGGCGTGGTCTCGGCCGAGGGCGAGCGCTCGCCGGGCGTGGTGTTCGTGCGCTCGTCGCCGGTGGCCGTCGCCGCCGAGCCCGCTGCGCCGTGA
- a CDS encoding DinB family protein, translating to MPATVPRTETRWRSALEEHQVALAGYLNAAAALPADAWTTPWQPGKWTPAEITEHLALVYRMFIGEATTGTAMKLKLTPFRRRMLKLLLLPHMLFHRTFPKGARAPRAVRPHTPGGTREEALAQLRTLAEQFERAAETARGAGRPGLTHPYFGLIDWNRGMRFAALHIEHHRGQIARKRSA from the coding sequence ATGCCCGCGACCGTGCCGCGTACCGAGACGCGCTGGCGCTCGGCCCTCGAAGAGCACCAGGTGGCGCTCGCTGGCTATCTGAATGCCGCCGCCGCGCTCCCCGCCGACGCCTGGACGACGCCCTGGCAGCCCGGCAAGTGGACCCCCGCCGAGATCACCGAGCACCTGGCCCTGGTGTACCGCATGTTCATCGGCGAAGCGACCACGGGAACGGCGATGAAGCTCAAGCTGACGCCCTTTCGCAGGCGCATGCTGAAGCTGCTCCTGCTGCCGCACATGCTCTTCCACCGCACCTTTCCCAAGGGTGCCCGCGCCCCGCGCGCGGTGCGCCCCCACACCCCCGGCGGAACCCGCGAAGAGGCGCTGGCGCAGCTGCGAACGCTCGCCGAGCAGTTCGAGCGCGCGGCGGAGACGGCGCGCGGGGCGGGGAGACCGGGGCTCACGCATCCCTACTTCGGCCTGATCGACTGGAACCGCGGCATGCGCTTCGCGGCGCTGCACATCGAGCATCATCGCGGGCAGATCGCACGGAAGCGGAGTGCGTGA